The following DNA comes from Vannielia litorea.
TGGAAATGGCGAACGGCGCTCGCGTGACCTTCAACGATGCGCGCCGTTTCGGAGTGATGGACATGGTCGCCACGGCAGAGGCCGAGGCGCACCGGCTGCTCGCTGGGCTGGGGCCGGAGCCGCTGGGCAACAGCTTCAACGAAGATCATCTGGTGGCTGCGTTCCGAGGCAAGAACACGCCTGTGAAGGCCGCGCTGCTCGATCAGAAGATCGTCGCCGGGCTGGGCAATATCTACGTGTGCGAGGTGCTGCACCGCACCGGGATCTCGCCGGTGCGCAAGGCGGGCAAGATCGGCCCTGCGCGCGTGGCCAGCCTTGTGCCCGCGATCCGGGAGGTTCTGGGCGAGGCCATAGAGGCGGGCGGCTCCAGCCTGCGCGACCATCGGCAAGCCTCTGGAGAGCTTGGATATTTTCAGCACCGCTTTGCCGCCTATGACCGTGAAGGCGCGGCGTGTTCCACCCCCGGTTGCAGCGGTACGATCCGCCGGATCGTGCAATCGGGGCGCTCAACTTTCTACTGCGGGTCGTGTCAAAGATAACTTGCAGAGCAGCCTGACCCTGCTAACAAAGGGAGGCTTGGCACGACCGAAAGGACAGCCATCCATGGCTTATGAAACGATCGCCGTCGAAACCTCCGATCATGTTTGCACCATCCGCCTCAACCGGCCTGACGCGCTGAATGCGCTGAATGCGCAGCTCATTGGCGAGCTGGCCGATGCGGTGGCAGAGGCCGATGCCGACAAGGGGGTGCGCTGCCTCATCGTGACCGGCTCGGAGAAGGCCTTTGCCGCCGGGGCGGATATTTCGGAGATGGCCGACAAGGATTTTGTCGATGTTTTCATGGGCGACATGTTCGGCGCCCAGATCGACCGGATCCTGGCCTGCCGCAAGCCGATCATCGCGGCCGTCTCGGGCTATGCGCTGGGCGGCGGCTGCGAGCTGGCGATGATGTGCGATTTCATCATCGCCGCCGATACCGCCAAGTTCGGCCAGCCCGAGATCAACCTTGGCGTCATTGCCGGGATCGGCGGCACCCAGCGGCTCACCCATTTTGTTGGCAAGGCCAAGGCGATGGACATGCACCTGACGGGGCGGTTCATGGATGCCGAGGAGGCCGAGCGCTCGGGGCTGGTCAGCCGCGTGGTGCCCGCCAAGAAGCTGATGGACGAGGCCAATGCGGCGGCCCAGAAGATCGCCGAGAAATCGGCGGTGTCGGTGAAGGCGGCCAAGGAGGCGGTGAACCGCGCCTACGAGATGCCGCTCCGCGAGGGGCTGCTCTTTGAGCGGCGGCTGTTCCACGGGCTGTTTGCCACCGAGGATCAGAAGGAAGGCATGAAGGCCTTCCTCGAAAAGCGCGAGCCGCAGTTCCGCGACAAGTAGCGGCCGTTTGGCCCGCAGTGGATGCGGAGCCGGCGGCTAGCGCGATCCACAACGGGGTTGGCAACGGCCGCCCAAGCGTGTAAATGCCCGCCGATACATGCGTGTGAGGCCCGCTCTGGCCAGAATCGCCCGGTAGCGAACCCGGGGTCGGGCTCTTCCCGCGCAATTCAGTTTTGAACGCCGCACCA
Coding sequences within:
- the mutM gene encoding bifunctional DNA-formamidopyrimidine glycosylase/DNA-(apurinic or apyrimidinic site) lyase — its product is MPELPEVETVRRGLLPAMENTVIAEARVNREGLRWPFPPGMAERLTGRRVLGLRRRSKYILADLDSGETLLIHLGMSGRMRVSGEGANLNPGVFHHAHPAPEKHDHVVLEMANGARVTFNDARRFGVMDMVATAEAEAHRLLAGLGPEPLGNSFNEDHLVAAFRGKNTPVKAALLDQKIVAGLGNIYVCEVLHRTGISPVRKAGKIGPARVASLVPAIREVLGEAIEAGGSSLRDHRQASGELGYFQHRFAAYDREGAACSTPGCSGTIRRIVQSGRSTFYCGSCQR
- a CDS encoding enoyl-CoA hydratase, translating into MAYETIAVETSDHVCTIRLNRPDALNALNAQLIGELADAVAEADADKGVRCLIVTGSEKAFAAGADISEMADKDFVDVFMGDMFGAQIDRILACRKPIIAAVSGYALGGGCELAMMCDFIIAADTAKFGQPEINLGVIAGIGGTQRLTHFVGKAKAMDMHLTGRFMDAEEAERSGLVSRVVPAKKLMDEANAAAQKIAEKSAVSVKAAKEAVNRAYEMPLREGLLFERRLFHGLFATEDQKEGMKAFLEKREPQFRDK